A part of Myxococcus landrumus genomic DNA contains:
- a CDS encoding DUF1993 domain-containing protein, with protein MSLSMYQASIPVFIRALNVLTTLLQKGAQHAKEQGLPPESLLEARLAPDMFTLVGQVQRASDTSKGTAERLSGVPAPRMPDTESTFEELYARITKTVEYLKSIDPARFEGCETRAVQLQAGPDTKIDFQGDDYLLSFGLPNFYFHVTTAYDILRHRGVQVGKRDFLGAIGNRSTSAA; from the coding sequence ATGTCGCTGTCCATGTACCAGGCATCCATCCCCGTCTTCATCCGGGCACTCAACGTGCTCACCACCCTGCTCCAGAAGGGCGCCCAGCACGCGAAGGAGCAGGGGCTCCCGCCGGAGTCGCTGCTCGAGGCCCGGCTGGCCCCGGACATGTTCACCCTCGTGGGTCAGGTGCAGCGCGCCAGCGATACCTCCAAGGGCACCGCGGAGCGGCTCAGCGGCGTGCCCGCCCCGCGCATGCCCGACACCGAGAGCACCTTCGAGGAGCTGTACGCGCGCATCACCAAGACGGTCGAATATCTCAAGAGCATCGACCCCGCCCGCTTCGAGGGCTGTGAGACGCGCGCCGTGCAGTTGCAGGCCGGCCCCGACACCAAGATTGACTTCCAGGGCGACGACTACCTGCTCAGCTTCGGCCTGCCGAACTTCTATTTCCACGTCACCACCGCGTACGACATCCTTCGCCACCGCGGCGTCCAGGTGGGAAAGAGGGACTTCCTCGGCGCCATCGGAAATCGCTCGACGTCCGCGGCCTGA
- a CDS encoding Mpo1 family 2-hydroxy fatty acid dioxygenase: MLKAPIAALFDEYYSSHQHPINRLTHKIAIPLIVLHIVTMLDWVKLVALPVLPGGVLTLGMVVWALAAIWYLRADVKLGLVVVAFMAACFPLGRMMPVWSVVAIAVFGWLIQLAGHSVWEKKSPSFLTNLVHALVGPLFFVAVLFGDYVLKPQPQNATPARA, encoded by the coding sequence ATGCTCAAGGCTCCCATCGCCGCCCTCTTCGACGAGTACTACTCGTCGCACCAGCACCCCATCAACCGGCTGACGCACAAAATCGCGATTCCCCTCATCGTCCTGCACATCGTCACGATGCTGGACTGGGTGAAGCTGGTGGCCCTGCCCGTGCTGCCCGGAGGCGTGCTGACGCTGGGCATGGTGGTGTGGGCGCTGGCCGCCATCTGGTACCTGCGCGCGGACGTCAAGCTGGGCCTCGTGGTGGTCGCCTTCATGGCCGCGTGTTTCCCCCTGGGCCGGATGATGCCCGTCTGGAGCGTGGTGGCCATCGCCGTGTTCGGCTGGCTCATCCAACTGGCGGGCCACTCCGTCTGGGAGAAGAAGTCGCCGTCCTTCCTCACCAACCTGGTGCACGCGCTGGTGGGCCCGCTGTTCTTCGTCGCGGTCCTCTTCGGCGACTACGTCCTCAAGCCCCAGCCCCAGAACGCGACTCCGGCGCGCGCCTGA
- a CDS encoding 50S ribosomal protein L11 methyltransferase, translating to MSQTYLSLTVELPEEASEAVQDLLHEAGALGLEVRDRETPTMPGVRGPNAGETIVIGYFEDRETAEAARDEVAESFPAARLGLDEQPQQDWSNEWKSLIKSVHVGRLWVGPPWDVGNAPEGAVRLVIEPKMAFGTGDHPTTSLCLAAVDAYMVDHPGASVLDVGTGTGVLAIAAKKLGAGHVVATDNDPTSVELAQENLTDNGTPDIDVSGKELTAVEGTFDLVLANILANTLIELAPLIAPKAKDRLVLAGVLSHQRADVEAAYRNLGFTVLPGATQGEWVRIDLKR from the coding sequence ATGTCACAGACCTATTTGTCACTCACCGTGGAGTTGCCCGAGGAAGCGTCCGAGGCCGTACAGGACCTCCTCCACGAGGCCGGTGCGCTCGGTCTCGAGGTGCGCGACCGGGAGACCCCCACCATGCCCGGTGTGCGCGGCCCGAACGCGGGCGAGACCATCGTCATCGGCTACTTCGAGGACCGAGAGACGGCGGAGGCCGCCCGCGACGAGGTGGCCGAGTCCTTCCCCGCCGCCCGCCTGGGCCTGGATGAGCAGCCCCAGCAGGACTGGAGCAACGAGTGGAAGTCGCTCATCAAGTCGGTGCACGTGGGCCGGCTGTGGGTGGGGCCGCCGTGGGATGTGGGCAACGCGCCCGAAGGCGCCGTGCGGCTGGTGATTGAGCCGAAGATGGCCTTCGGCACGGGCGACCACCCGACGACTTCGCTCTGCCTGGCCGCGGTGGACGCGTACATGGTGGACCACCCGGGCGCGAGCGTCCTGGACGTGGGCACCGGCACGGGCGTGCTGGCCATCGCGGCGAAGAAGCTGGGCGCCGGGCACGTCGTCGCCACGGACAACGACCCGACCTCCGTGGAGCTGGCGCAGGAGAACCTGACGGACAACGGCACCCCGGACATCGACGTGTCCGGCAAGGAGCTGACGGCGGTGGAGGGCACCTTCGACCTGGTGCTCGCCAACATCCTGGCCAACACGCTCATCGAGCTGGCGCCGCTCATCGCCCCCAAGGCGAAGGACCGGCTGGTGCTCGCGGGCGTGCTGTCCCACCAGCGCGCGGACGTGGAGGCGGCCTACCGCAACCTCGGCTTCACCGTGCTGCCCGGCGCCACCCAGGGCGAGTGGGTGCGCATCGATTTGAAGCGCTGA
- a CDS encoding GlsB/YeaQ/YmgE family stress response membrane protein — translation MGIIAFIIIGFIAGLIARAILPGKQSMGLMATTLLGMVGSLLGGLVGSLFSRDGRLFELRPAGLIMSVVGAIVVLLIVGAVGRRRVHA, via the coding sequence ATGGGGATCATCGCGTTCATCATCATTGGCTTCATCGCGGGGCTCATCGCGCGTGCCATTCTCCCGGGCAAGCAGAGCATGGGCCTGATGGCGACGACGCTTCTGGGCATGGTCGGCTCGCTGCTCGGTGGATTGGTGGGGTCCCTGTTCTCGCGCGACGGGCGACTCTTCGAGCTGCGGCCAGCGGGCCTCATCATGTCCGTCGTGGGCGCCATCGTCGTGCTGCTCATCGTGGGCGCGGTGGGACGGCGCCGAGTCCACGCCTAG
- a CDS encoding metal-dependent hydrolase, producing the protein MDNLAHSLVGAWMAEAGLKRYTPLATATLVIGANLPDVDGLVTFAGSDASLYWRRGWTHGVLALALWPFVLTGVMLLWDRQVRRRRDSALAPARAGPLLALSTLAILSHPALDWLNTYGVRLLMPFDGTWFYGDTLFIVDPWVWLLAGAAVVMADARTRKSMAGWCVLGIATTALVTIPSFVPWPAKVLWAVGLAAVLWLRWKGTRVLSTQRVATVCGVGLVLYLGGILLGSQVAAPRAKAWLTAQGSPVERVIAGPVPANPFVRDLIAVGPDRYHFVRADFLRGGEAHLQLSDPSLPREPNPGPVIQAALAAPHLRGLANWLRLPTYEVTETETGWRVAINDVRYSRSLSGGLGFAVVELDKSLRLLPPRRGADAEH; encoded by the coding sequence ATGGACAACCTCGCCCACTCGCTCGTTGGCGCCTGGATGGCGGAGGCGGGGCTGAAGCGGTACACGCCCCTGGCCACCGCGACGCTGGTCATCGGCGCCAACCTCCCGGACGTGGATGGCCTCGTGACGTTCGCGGGCTCGGACGCCTCGCTGTACTGGCGCCGAGGGTGGACGCACGGGGTGCTCGCGCTGGCCCTGTGGCCCTTCGTGCTCACGGGGGTGATGCTGCTGTGGGACCGCCAGGTGCGAAGACGCCGGGACTCGGCGCTGGCCCCCGCGCGGGCAGGTCCATTGCTCGCGTTGTCCACGCTCGCGATTCTGAGTCATCCCGCGCTGGACTGGCTCAACACCTACGGCGTGCGGCTGCTCATGCCGTTCGACGGGACGTGGTTCTACGGGGACACGCTCTTCATCGTCGACCCGTGGGTGTGGCTGCTCGCGGGCGCCGCCGTGGTGATGGCGGATGCACGCACGCGCAAGTCGATGGCGGGTTGGTGCGTGTTGGGCATCGCGACCACCGCGCTCGTCACCATTCCTTCCTTCGTCCCCTGGCCCGCGAAGGTGCTGTGGGCCGTGGGGCTCGCGGCCGTGCTGTGGCTGCGCTGGAAGGGCACGCGGGTGTTGTCCACGCAGCGCGTGGCGACGGTGTGCGGCGTGGGGCTCGTGCTCTACCTGGGGGGCATCCTGCTGGGCTCACAAGTCGCGGCGCCGCGCGCGAAGGCGTGGCTGACGGCCCAGGGGTCTCCCGTGGAGCGGGTCATCGCCGGGCCCGTGCCCGCGAATCCCTTCGTGCGAGACCTCATCGCCGTGGGGCCGGACCGCTACCACTTCGTGCGCGCGGACTTCCTGCGCGGCGGCGAGGCCCATCTCCAGCTGAGTGACCCCAGTCTCCCGCGCGAGCCGAATCCCGGCCCTGTCATCCAGGCGGCGCTCGCGGCCCCGCATCTGCGCGGGCTCGCCAACTGGCTTCGCTTGCCCACGTACGAAGTGACGGAGACGGAGACCGGGTGGCGCGTCGCCATCAACGACGTGCGCTACTCCCGGTCACTGAGCGGGGGATTGGGCTTCGCCGTGGTGGAGCTGGACAAGTCGCTCCGCCTGCTACCGCCGAGGCGAGGGGCAGACGCCGAGCACTGA
- a CDS encoding 16S rRNA (uracil(1498)-N(3))-methyltransferase gives MVRLFVPIPDPAPAEVALTDDRRHYVLHVLRLGEGDALEVFDGKGRSFVSRVKGVDAQTVRVELGPVRQSPARRAVSVLQGLPKGDKLEWVLQKGTELGASAFLPVDTVRSVVKLEPRRAQERTSRWTKIVEEAARQCRRDDVPRVDSPLPLTEAARGLAPGTVVLVLDEEESAVPLGEAFRAAGAGTPVALVVGPEGGLAREEVEALKSLGARAVTLGTRILRTETAALAALAVMMHLDGDLG, from the coding sequence GTGGTTCGCCTCTTCGTCCCCATTCCGGACCCCGCTCCCGCCGAGGTGGCGCTGACGGACGACCGCCGCCACTACGTCCTCCACGTCCTGCGCCTGGGCGAAGGCGACGCGCTGGAGGTCTTCGACGGCAAGGGCCGCTCCTTCGTCAGCCGGGTGAAGGGCGTCGACGCGCAGACGGTGCGCGTGGAGCTGGGCCCCGTGCGGCAGTCCCCCGCGCGCCGCGCCGTGAGCGTGCTGCAGGGCCTGCCCAAGGGAGACAAGCTGGAGTGGGTGCTGCAGAAGGGCACGGAGCTGGGCGCCTCGGCCTTCCTCCCCGTGGACACGGTGCGCAGCGTGGTGAAGCTGGAGCCTCGCCGCGCCCAGGAGCGCACCTCGCGGTGGACGAAAATCGTCGAGGAGGCCGCCCGACAGTGCCGCCGCGACGACGTGCCGCGCGTGGACAGCCCGCTCCCGCTGACCGAGGCCGCCCGGGGACTGGCCCCTGGCACCGTGGTGCTGGTGCTGGACGAGGAGGAATCCGCGGTGCCGCTGGGCGAGGCCTTCCGTGCCGCGGGCGCGGGGACTCCGGTGGCGCTGGTGGTGGGCCCCGAGGGCGGCCTGGCGCGAGAGGAAGTGGAGGCGCTCAAGTCGCTGGGGGCTCGCGCCGTGACGTTGGGGACTCGCATCCTGCGCACCGAGACGGCGGCGCTGGCGGCCCTCGCGGTGATGATGCATCTCGATGGAGACCTTGGTTAG
- a CDS encoding Mpo1-like protein: MSFADKLRAWMPLHENRASRAVHFVGAYMFIFALLVPLGLLRFTAGDMTLSAAHVLVLAVALYALSLEWTAGLLMSLPLIPTLNAALSLGHLPGPTVAIIAVGVMVARFALVVGAHVLLEKKTHGLSLGGPLLFFIEPVYLLTVLLFGMGLKRELHARVTAGGPRPAPLAT, from the coding sequence ATGAGCTTCGCTGACAAGCTGCGCGCCTGGATGCCCCTGCACGAGAACCGCGCGAGCCGCGCCGTGCACTTCGTGGGCGCCTACATGTTCATCTTCGCCCTGCTCGTGCCGCTCGGCTTGCTGCGCTTCACCGCGGGGGACATGACGCTCTCCGCGGCGCATGTCCTGGTCCTGGCGGTGGCGCTCTACGCGCTTTCGCTGGAGTGGACAGCGGGGCTGCTCATGAGCCTTCCGCTCATCCCCACGCTGAACGCCGCCTTGTCCCTGGGACATCTGCCGGGGCCCACCGTCGCCATCATCGCCGTGGGGGTCATGGTGGCGCGCTTCGCGCTCGTGGTGGGCGCGCACGTCCTCCTCGAGAAGAAGACGCATGGCCTGTCGCTCGGCGGGCCGCTGCTCTTCTTCATCGAGCCGGTCTACCTGCTCACCGTCCTTCTGTTCGGGATGGGGCTCAAGCGCGAGCTGCACGCGCGAGTCACGGCCGGCGGTCCTCGGCCGGCGCCCCTGGCGACATAG
- a CDS encoding AraC family transcriptional regulator, with protein MAPPPSQPPLKPPDEVRSQLVGPLLAYLRATGRDPTPLVERFGLPPDAGSLPEVSLPLVTLHAFLDAAEVFSGDAFLGLHVAQRVPRGNYGLVEYIARASPTVRDTFRALARYMALLEPAWRASFTDDAEGGGTFAYGIPGEPLAYGRHASEYGLALFTHVGRQLTERAWNPSAVAFAHPAPPDIAPLVEHFGVAPSFGGGRNALTLEAATLDLRVVGADPALLSVLEHAARGGVSSPPAPADDAPEFVRAVRTGIRASLQEGPPPVGTVAKGLHVSPRTLQRRLTELGTSFQDEVDAVRRELAFQYLRNASLGVSQVAFLLGYSELSTFDRAFKRWTGMTPRVWREGAERP; from the coding sequence GTGGCGCCCCCGCCCTCTCAACCACCGCTCAAGCCCCCGGACGAGGTCCGCTCCCAGCTCGTGGGCCCGCTGCTCGCGTACCTTCGCGCGACGGGGCGGGACCCGACACCGCTGGTGGAGCGCTTCGGCCTGCCGCCCGACGCGGGCTCGCTCCCCGAGGTGAGCCTCCCGCTCGTCACGCTCCATGCCTTCCTGGACGCGGCGGAGGTGTTCTCGGGGGATGCCTTCCTGGGCCTCCATGTGGCCCAGCGCGTGCCTCGCGGCAACTACGGCCTGGTCGAGTACATCGCCCGCGCCTCCCCGACGGTGCGCGACACCTTCCGAGCCCTCGCGCGGTACATGGCCCTCCTGGAGCCGGCCTGGCGCGCGTCCTTCACCGACGACGCGGAGGGCGGAGGCACCTTCGCCTACGGCATCCCCGGCGAGCCCCTCGCGTATGGCCGCCACGCGAGTGAGTACGGGCTGGCCCTCTTCACCCACGTGGGCCGGCAGCTCACCGAGCGCGCCTGGAACCCAAGCGCCGTGGCCTTCGCCCACCCCGCGCCTCCGGACATCGCCCCGCTGGTGGAGCACTTCGGCGTCGCGCCCTCCTTCGGCGGCGGACGCAATGCCCTCACGCTGGAGGCGGCCACGCTCGACTTGCGCGTGGTGGGCGCGGACCCCGCGCTCCTGTCCGTGCTGGAGCACGCGGCTCGCGGCGGGGTCTCCTCGCCCCCGGCTCCGGCCGACGACGCCCCCGAGTTCGTGCGGGCCGTGAGGACCGGCATCCGCGCGTCGCTCCAGGAAGGTCCGCCCCCCGTGGGCACCGTGGCCAAGGGACTTCACGTCAGTCCGCGCACCCTCCAGCGCCGGCTCACCGAGCTGGGCACGTCCTTCCAGGACGAGGTCGACGCGGTGCGGCGGGAGCTCGCGTTCCAATACCTGCGCAACGCCAGCCTGGGCGTCAGCCAGGTGGCCTTCCTCCTGGGCTACTCCGAGCTGAGCACGTTCGACCGGGCCTTCAAGCGCTGGACGGGGATGACGCCCCGCGTCTGGCGGGAGGGCGCCGAGCGGCCTTGA